The segment GTCTGTCCAACTCCTTGGCCCCAGAGAAACTTCAAAGACTTTTATTTAGGGTGGGCTAAAagtgggctagaggagagaaCCGCTGTTGAAATGCTCCTTAAGGAGCAATGTTTAAggtgctctttaaaaaaaaaattctagaaacttttttaaaaaagagagctTAAAAGTTAAAGAATTATACAAATTAGTCCTGAATTTAGGATCGAGAAGGTTTCTTCTTCTGAAGATGCTATAAGGGATCTGGGATCTGTGTTCTGGAGGTAACCAGGCCTCCAGAAAAGAAGGGTATACCCCTGGGCTCACAAAATCTTAAATCCGGCTTTGAGAAGGTCAAGGGTGAAGGATCAGAAGGTGTTCCAGAACTGTGAGCTCAGCCTAAGTCCCTATAAAACACGGGCTGGAAGCAAAGATGGGACATTTGGCTGACATCAGGTATACTTGATGCTTTTTCAAGAACGGAGAAAGTTTCCTCAGATAGCATTTAATCTAATTGTATTCCCTTCCAAGACCAACTTCTATTCTTCTCAGGGAGTTTCTGTGCCTTTCCCCCAACTTGGCCTGTACAAGCTAGAGAAGGGGGCTGTGAATTAAAGGGCCACATCGCCAATACATGTATCTGATGTTTTTTGGAGCTGACCGTGtaatgcatgtgtgagtgtgcaacacaataaaactgtgtgtgtgtgtgagtgtgtgtgtgtgtgtctaccggGGACATTCATGTTCATGACTCACGGATACAGTAGCTAGTCAGATCTGGTAACCCTTTCTGCAGGACTTGTGGTtcactttcctttctctgaaAACTTCGGTACTGGTCACCAGACCTGTCctatgttttgtcttattttgagatggtctctgtagtccatgctggcctagaactcgctctgtagaccaagctggcctggaattcgtggcagtcttcctgcttcagtcttccaagtgccaggactacatgtgTGGGTCACCATGCTTGGATCCAGGCCCCTCCTTATCTGGGCTTGAGGCAAGAAGGGAAGAATATCACTATCAACTATGGTTTCCATGCTTTGGGACAGATCATAAAGAGACGCTCCAGTGCCTTCTGGGAGTTGTAGTCCTAGTTTAGAAGACTCGTTTAGAGACTCCCGCATCTCTTTATCTGGACACCAAGGTTTCTAGTCAACCAGCGGGCACCTTGCGAGAAACCTGGGGTCTCTGAAGACACGAAAGGAGGCTAGAGCAGGTTACCGGCTTCCGTTCCGGTCCGTAGGTGCTGGGAAAGTTCTACGAAGGGACTGCCACCCTATGACGTCATGGTAGGATGGGCGGGGCCTGCTTTGTTGCAATCCAATCAAACTTAAGAGTTGGATTTCTAGCCGGAGGCCTGAGAATTACTTCTAAGGGAATTGGGGTCCCACATGTGGGATGTGGCCCGAGTGTTTTGTGAAGAGGGGACGACAAATGACTCTTGGAGTCAGTAGAAAAACACTAATTTCctctcccagtctcccaggaACAACTCTTAGTCGtgagaaagtattttaaaaagtccTCAGAACCTGAGCTGGGCGAAGCAGCGCTTGAAGGCTCGGAGTTGGAGAACAGCTATTAAAGGGTGTTGTTTAAGGTACTGGGGGGGGGGCCTGAAAAGAGTCTGTCCTGAAAGCTAGGGGTCTCAACCTTGAGAATAAGTAAACAGGTGCCCCAGAGACTGGAGGATGGCTTTGGAGGCATGATGAAGCTTTTGTAGGTTCAAGTGTCAGCTTTAAGGATTTGGGGTTTAAAATTTTTTGTCCTGAATAGTTTATCCAAGTTGGTAATATCCACGTTGGTTACTTGTTagataaattatttaattatatatttaattaattaatttggagACAGTCTCAAGTAGGCCACGGTGGTATTgacttagcctcccaagtgctgctacctgtttttttttttttttttttttttttgtttctctggtTTGACTATTGAATGTTTAGTTTGCGGTGTCACATGTTTTCCGGGCTTGAAAGTCTGAATGTTGATCTATTCTTGGGTTCAGAGTTATATAAGAGTTCGGGGTAGCTGGGGAGTGAGCCCCTGGATTGGAAGTCTgaatggggtgaggatggaggTGGTCCTGAGTTTGGGATCTGGCTTAATAGTTTTCAGGGATGCAATGAGGATCCTAAAGTTTGAGGTCCAGGAGTCCGAGTTCACAACTTTGGGTCTTTGATTAACGATATCTCCTTTTACTTGGGAATATCTCAAAGATCCTCATATTGAGCTTTGGAATCCTCTAAGACTGATTTTGGCTTCTGTTTAgcaccctcctccctgcccttggTTTGGGGTGAGAGAATCCTCCTCCGGCGGTGCTGGCAAGCTGTGcgttctggcctccatggggcTACATTTTACACTCTTGCTGGCAGCTCTTGCCAACTGCCTGTGTCCAGCAAGGCTCTGCATCATATGTGACCCGTTTGTGGTGGCTGCAATAAAGACTTTGGAGCAGAATTACCTGCCTACCCACCTGGCGCCCGAGCATCACGAAGATGTAATGAAGAGGGTAGAGCAGGAAGTGAGGAACTTCGCTGATCTGCCCTTGAATCAGAATACCTTTCTGGGGGTTGTAGGTAAGGAGGGCAGGCCATGATGCAGACCTCGGCAGCCTGGGAGAAGGGCTGGGTCCAGAAGTCCTCCTCTACAGGTGACAGGGACTGTAGGTAGAATGAAAAAGTGGCTGGGTGTAGTGGTTCACGCCTTtattcccagtacttgggaggcagaggcaggcaaatctctgagttccaggtcagcctggtctacagagtgagttccaggacaggcagagatACATACTCTCtaaatctctatctatctatctatctatctatctatctatctatctatctatctatctatcatgtatctatgtatctatctatgtatctatgtatctatgtatctatctatctatctatctatctatctatctatctatctaatagaTATTAGAAAAGTCTCCGGATATAGAATCATGAAGTCTTTCTCCATAGCTCACAAGTACAGGGTCTAGCAAGTTCGTATGACAAAACTACAACTCCCAGAAGGCAAATTGTTAGGCCTTTAACCAGGTCTCTCTTTGGCCGAGGGCTTCACGGGTATTGTACTTTCTGTGAGGTAGCAAGCCAATGAGCTAGAAAAGCTGGAGTCTGGGGTTCTATAtctgccctccacacacagaTGAGGACACACTGGAACAAGCATCCTGGAGTTTTCTGAAGGATCTGAAACGTATCACGGACAGTGACGTAAAAGGTAAATGTACCCAAGGATATGGGCAGACCCTTAGAGAAATCATGGCTGGTGATAACTTAAAGCAGATGCGAAGATCCGTGTCTCTGCTTGAGAGCCACTCTGGCTCTGCAACTTCTTAGCCAGGTGACCTTGAGCCTGGGGTCTGGCAACTTCCTCAGCCTCAGCGTGGAGGTGAGCGTCTTCCTCTCTCACTGGCCGTGAGGATTGAGTGAAGTAACGCGTGTGCATTTCATAACCCAATGGCAAGCTCTGTGTTCAGTGCTTGGTCTTGTTGTTCTCCCCTGAAGGGCTAGACTatgaaatgccagcccagacagGGGGGGCATGCGTGCGCTCCTAGCTACTCAGGAGGTTAAAGCAGGAGGGCTGATTAAGCCTAGAGCTCCAGAACAGCTAGGACAACAGAATGACATCCTTTCTGAGCAAATAAGAGAGTGGCGCTGGTTGTGGTGggacacaccattaatcccagccctggggaggcagaagctgtcagatctctgagtttgagggcagcctggtctacacagaaagttctaggccagccaggactacatggtaagaccccagaaaagagagagagagaaaaaaaatgaggggtCGGGATGTTGGATGTGGTGGTGTACCCTtgaagatggaggcagaaggatgaggTGTTCAAGATAGCCCCCAGCTACACGGTGAGTCTGAGGTCACTTGTCGTGGTAGCCACAGTATAGGGGATGCTAAGCTGTACCTCATCCCTGAGTTTGGGGGGCTCTTCTCTGGCTCTGCTTTCTCCTAGGAGAGCTCTTTGTAAAGGAGCTATTTTGGATGCTTCGTTTGCAAAAGGACATCTTTGCCACCCTTGTTGCACGTTTCCAAAAGGAAGGTGAGGGAAGATGGAGggccaggacacacacacacacacacacacacacacacacacatgcacacgcacacgcacacacacacacacaccacacacacccttgGGTTCCTTAACTCTGCCTCCACTCCCAAGAACACCTTGCCCAGGTCCTTCCCTACCTGCCCCACAGCTCCTAAATCTCAGACCTCTCTGTTCAGCATGCACTCCTCCCTTTGGGGCATGGTAGTAAAGCCTGTACTtccaggaggattgcaagtttgaggccaccttggGCTTAGTGCTGAGATGCTGAGATAGAAGGCCTTTCTGTAACTTAACTCTTGTGACTTGATGGGTGGAGGCAGGAAGTTAAATGTTACAGGTCATCCTCATtgacatagcaagtttgagactagcctgggctacatgagactcctttcttttttcttttttttctttttttttttttttttggttctttttttcggagctggggaccgaacccagggccttgcgcttcctaggtaagcgctctaccactgagctaaatccccagccccgagactcCTTTCTAAAAACAAGAATAaatctgattttctttctctttccctccctcctttctcccttcggAGGCAGTTTATTGTCCTAACCAATGTGGTGAGTCCAATATGCATAACTTGCTCCTATTGCCCCATGAGCCTCCCCTCTGACCGATCCCTGGACCTCCAACACTCTCTCCAGCTTGGGTTTCTTAGGTAGTGGGCAGTGTTGGGGTTGCATCCTTTTGGTGGGGAGCACTAACAATCTAGACACTGCAAACAGATGCCCAAGGCCTACACCTTGCCACATTCTGTTTAGCACTACCTCTTAGTGGGAGAATACAACTTTAACCTTTGCCCTTCAGGCACGATGTCGCAGACTCTGATCTGGTGTAATAAGTGTGAGAAGCAGATGCACTTCTGTCGGAAATCCATGGATTGTGGAGGTGAGGATGCAACCCAGCGTAAGATCCcagtgggggagagggggagaggccTGGAAAAGAGGCAGCTGTAGCAGGGCTCTCCCAGAAGTAGCTGCAACCCCCTCCTTCTGCACAGAGCGCCAGATAGAGGTGCATCGCTTGGAAGACATGGTCTTGGACTGCCAGCTCAGTTGGCATCACGCTTCTGAGGGACTTACGGATTACAGTTTCTACAGGGTGGGGACAGCCGACTCCGGTGACCCTTGACCCTAAGTCTGTTAGACCTGTAGGAGCCCCTGGGTGCCCTGCCCTGAACCAGGCCCTCATGGCCTGTTAGAGGTATCCTCTACTGATCCCCAGAGAGATCCCATGCCCTGACCAGGGACTTGCAGCTCCCAGCCACAATCCCGTGGACGGCAGCCAGTCTGATGCCTCCTGTCAGGATTAGGGAGGTCAGCAGTCCTAATTCCTTCTTCCCCTGCACTGAGGCCCCATGACCTTCTCACCCTGTACTCCCCCCAGTTCCCAATTCCCCAGGCCTCTGTGACCCCTTGAGCTTGGGTCTAGGTTTGGGGGAACAGTTCTGAGACCTTGATGTCCAAGGGAAAAGAACCTTACCTGACCAAGACGATGGTGGGTCCAGAGGATGCTGGCAACTACCGCTGTGAGCTGGACACCGTCAACGCTGGTCCCGCCACCATCATCTACTACCATGTCACAGGTCAGTCTGGGGGTTGGAAAAGAGACATTCAGGATGGGAGAAGCtctggaggtgtggcctcatcTGTGGGACCTGATTTACTTTGGGCATGGCCTTGTTGTTGGCTATATAACCAGGGTCTGTGCTGAGGGGTGTGGCTTCTCTTAGAAGGTCTGTTTCCCGGTCGTGGAGGTATGGGTTCCTGCCTAACCAGGTTGCCTTAGGCCTCAGTTGGACTTACTGCGGTACCCACGCTCTAGAGAGGATTTTGGGGTTGCTGTTTCCGGCCGCTGCCAGGACTACCCTCTGGCTTTCCTCTGTCAGTATTGCCCCCAAGGTCTGTAGAGGAAAAACCACCGCCGAACATCGTaacccaggaggaggaagagacccCTGTCCAGGTGATTGTACCGACGCTGGAGCCAGAGCCGGAGCCAGAGCCCATACCTACAGTTACCCATCgtccagaaaaaaaattgaaaagccGCCTCTTAATACTGTTGATCCTTGGCTTCGTGGTTCTTGTGGCCAGCGTCATTGCCTCGTGAGCTGTTCAGTGGGAAATTTGGAGGGAGGGTGGGCCTTAGATAAAGTGGGCTTAcacggagggagggaagaagcgTGGGTGCAGTGGGGCAAAGGCATGGACAACGAGATGGGCTTTTGAAAGGAGCATGGCTTGATAGAGGGGTTGGAGGCCTGGGTAAGAGCCTGGTGTGAGGACAGAGGCAGGCTTGATGGAGGGGAGGGGCTTGGTGGAGGGGAGGTGCTTGATGGCAGGAAGGGGCTTGATGGAGAGTGTAGTTTTGGATACGGAGAGATTTAATAGAAGGATGCAGACAAGGGcttggatggatagatggacagacagacgagGCTTCAGTGAAAGGGCAGGGCCTGGTGGAGGGAGTGATTTGGAGGGGGCTGGGCttgggtggagggaggggctTCCTACAATCTAGTGCTGGCACAGGACAGGAAGCTACTGGGCACCTTCCTTTGGGGCTCACTTAGGAAGACAAGGCTTAATAAACTGTGAAGTTAGGCTTGTGGGGGTTTAGGGAAGTGTGTACTTCACTCAACCCATGACCTCATGTGGTTCTGTGCACCTATGTCTGCCCCAGGGTACTTCACTTTAGAAAAACCAGAGTTAAATCGAAGAACTCAAATGTGGAAAACAAAACCTCTGCGGCAGAATTCAAGTCAGAGGCGGAATCACCCCAAAAGATGGGATCGAGGAAGCTCTCTCAGGCAGAGTTTCACACTGACTCTTCGGATAAGGTTGAGGAAGCAGATAACTAATAAAGATTTGATGTGTTGTCTCAGTATTTGACTTACTCTCAAGGCCTGGTCCTGACTTCTGGATGCACCTCCCGAAACCCCAACTGAGGGGGCTGTAGCTGGAACATGGAGCCTCCCTTTGTAGGCCATGAGTGGTGGGCCCAGAATCAAAGCACAGGCCAGCCCTGCCTCATCTCCTCCCCCAGGCCTGGTCTCCTCACAGGACGCCCCCTCCCCGCTCTTCCTGCCGGGTTTCCTCTTGCCTTTTCCTGTCCTCCACCCAGTGCTGGGAGCTTGGGCAGAGGAAAACACTTTACAGAGGGATTGGGACTTAACGGAGGCCAACGGCACCAGGGCCTCCGGGTGCTACAGGACCCGAAGCAGGGTAAGAGCCACAGCAATGACTCACCCATCCTGGGACCTAGGAGTTCATTGCTTTGCCCCTCTAACTCCCTGGGATTCAGGAACCAGAACTGAATCTCTCTTCCGTagcttcccaccccaccccacccactgtgGCCTTAGGGCTTGGGGCCTTACCCTCTTTCCTTAGGGCCATGCTATCTGGTGAACGAAAGGAGGGCGGAAGCCCCCGCTTTGGGAAGCTCCATCTCCCTGTGGGCCTGTGGATCAATTCCCCAAGGAAACAGCTCGCCAAACTGGGGCGGCGCTGGCCTAGCGCTGCCTCTGTCAAGTAAGTGACCAACCTCTATGGTGTGCCTGCATCTGTCCCTATTTATCTCTGAGCCATGCCAGGGACCCTACAAAAGTGGGCAGTGATTTCTGTCCTAAATAGACAAGtgacggggggtgggggtgggggggtggcagTGGAACAAGGTGACAATGAGGCACAGAGGAGTGCATCAGGCTGGATGGGCACTGGGATGGAACACAGTAGATATCTCTCTGTTCACTTTATTTCTTACCAAGGGTTCTATCTTTATTATATTACTTATCTTACCTCCAttcttcccacctcacaccacCATCTTGGTTTTCTGCCCCCACCCCTGTCTGTGTCCCTCTCTTTGGTTCTTTGTCCCTGactctttgagtttctgtccctctccctctcccggtTTTTCTGTGTCTTCGGCACATCTCTCGGGGTCACTTTTTCTCTGGgtgtctccctgtgtgtgtgtgtctgtctctcagtgtgtgtctctgtctctgattctctcttctgcGTCCTCTCTGCCCACTTCCTCCTCAGGTCCTCGTCCTCCGACACGGGGAGCCGCAGCAGCGAGCCCctgccgccaccgccgccgccgcacGTGGAGCTGCGGCGCGTTGGTGCGGTGAAGGCGGCGGGGGGCGCCTCGGGCAGCCGAGCCAAGCGCATCTCGCAGCTGTTTCGGGGCTCGGGGGCCGGCGGCGCCGGGGGTCCTGGCACGCCCGGGGGCGCGCAGCGCTGGGCCAGCGAGAAGAAGCTGCCTGAACTGGCGGCGGGTGTTGCTCCGGAGCCCCCGTTGCCCACGCGCGCCGCGGTGCCCCCGGGAGTGCTCAAGATCTTCGCGGCCGGGCTGGCGTCGGGCGCCAACTACAAGAGCGTGCTGGCTACGGAGCGATCTACCGCGCGCGAGCTGGTGGCGGAGGCGCTGGAGCGCTACGGGTTGACGGGCGGCCGCGGAGCGGGCGACAGCGGCTGCGTGGACGCCTACGCGCTTTGCGACGCTCTGGGCCGACCCGCCGCTGGCGTGGGCGGTGGCGAGTGGCGCGCGGAGCACCTGCGGGTGCTGGCCGACGCCGAGCGCCCCCTGCTGGTGCAGGACCTGTGGCGCGCGCGGCCGGGCTGGGCGCGGCGCTTTGAGCTGCGCGGCCGCGAGGAGGCCCGTCGGCTGGAGCAGGAGGCCTTCGGTGCTGCGGATGCAGACGGTCAGCCGGGGAAGGGCATAGAGACTTGGGGCGGGACCTAGGGGACAGTGGGATGACTGAGTCTTGGACAGGAGGTGCTGGGGGCGTGGCTTACAGAGAAGAGGCGGGGCCTGCAGTATAAAAGGCAGGGACCTGGGTGAAAGGTGCTCGGGTTCTAGGAGGTGCTGTTGGCGGGGGCTAGGGGAGGGACGGGCACAGAGTAGGAAGATTGGACTGGACGTGCTGGAGTGAGGTGTACACAGGGGAGGTGGAGCCAGCAGGACAAAACTGGTGGTGCTACTGTGGGGCGGGACTTACAGACGGGGTCTGATAAGGGCAATAGCATGGTTAAGGAGTATACCCTACATGATATATCTCTTATTACTTTACCTTTGGggtatagtttattttattttaaccaagACAGGGTTCTGCCGTGTAGCCCTTGAACCCTTGATTTTCTTACCCgagcctctcaagtgctgtaaTTATAGGTGCACCACCACGCCTACAACATTCTTTCAGTTTGAATCTCAACGAACTAGGTGAAGGTTCAATGGAATAACGTATATAAAGGGCGTAGCACAGGCTTAATAAAGAatagggagggggaaagagtTGGTCCAGCCGATTAGAGCATTGgcctactctttcagaggaccccgGTTTAGTTCTTAGCACcaacatgacagctcacaaccgtccttaactccagttccaggggatctgacatcttcccatagacacacattcaggctaaacaccaatgcacataaaattttaaaaaatgtttaaatgttttttaagtttaaatgcacaaaaaaaaaaaaaaccctgcatgtTGAAAGAATGAATTTCTAAACTGACAACTCCAAGTTGGAGTCGGGCAAAACAATGTCCAGAGTTAAGAGCCTTTATTTCTCCACAGGCACAAACGCCCCATCTTGGCGGACCCAGAAGAATAGGTCTCGGGCAGCATCTGGCGGGGCAGCTTTGGCCAGTCCTGGTCCAGGATCAGGATCCGGGACCCCCACTGGGTCCGGGGGCAAGGAGCGATCTGAAAATCTGTCGCTGCGTCGAAGTGTGTCTGAGCTGAGTCTACAGGGGCGGAGGCGGAGGCAGCAGGAACGCAGGCAGCAGGCACTTAGCATGGCCCCAGGGGCGGCTGATGCTCAGATGGTGCCAACGGACCCTGGAGACTTTGACCAGTTGACTCAGTGCCTCATTCAGGCACCCAGCAACCGTCCTTACTTCCTTCTGCTCCAGGGCTACCAGGATGCTCAGGTTAGCACCATCTCCCCTACTCATAGAGCCACACCAGAAGAAACACAACGCCAGGAACGCCTTGGGTTGAGGCCCCTCTCCAGTATAATGGCAGCTCCCACAGGGTTCCCAAGTAGGAAACAGCACGGTGGGAGCTGAGGTGGAGGGCAGATACAAAGATCCCATTTGAGGGGTATagtgaatgtttccttccattcAGAGTTGGAAGAAAACATGATCTTGGTCAAAGGCCAGTCCATTGTCAAAAGGACAGCCCTAGCAAACATCCGTTTCTTGAAGGAAAGTCTGTGTCCTGGGTCAGGGAAATCTTTGTTTGGTACCTAGATACTTGTTCTGGGAATGGCAGCTTTCTCGATTGGAGAAATAGGCTAATCCACTTATAAAGGTTCACATGGAAACCACCTGACCTCTTGTTTATGGAGGCAGTGAAGCCCGGATATATTTTCATGTCTGTAGTTTTGAGGATTGAACCCAAATCCTTGCACCAGCTAAGCAGGTGCTccatgatgtgtttataaaaagataaagagaaggggtatatgttttggtggatgtgtgccgaggcatcccttccccctgagggaccagccacacgacggtataatatagaatagagtATATTTAGGGTATGGGGTTGACAGGGTAgcagggacagagaaaggcagagagagcagaggagtagaggctggccatgagcatgtggagagagagagagaggggaaaggagtggggagagaggggggggaagggaagagTGGAAGAAGGCAAGAGtaggagcaagagagagcagagataGCAAGCAGCCCCTTCCACAGTGAGTCAGGCAttcctggctgttgccaggtaactgtggggcggagcttagacaagGCTTTATCCCtgaaaaaagctcctaatccTCATTGGTGGGTTCTAGACAGGCAGTGGACTTGTGAACCATTCTCGCAGCCGTTTAATTAGGGACAGGCGCTCCAGGcagatcctcctgcatcagcctcctgaatgctggcacGACATACCTCCACCATCAGGCCATGTTTCCGTGTATTACATATTCGAGTGTCCCCAGAACATGAGTGGTAGGTTTATGTTCAGAAGGGGATCAGATGGCgcatccattttttaaaaatatttatttatttaatgtatattacagatggttgtgagtcactatgtggttgctgggatttgaactcaggacctctggaagggcagtcagtgctcttaaccactgagccatctctccagcccggcgcATCCATTTTTAAAGATGGAGGCGAGTCCACTTTCAGACCAGGGTCTACTGCAGTTTATCCTTCCACTCAGTGGATCGAATAGGGCGTGAAAGAAGGGGCCCCTTTGAAACATCTacgagcatttctttctttttttttttttttttttctcggagctggggactgaacccagggtcctgcgcttcctaggcaagcgctctactactgagctaaatccccagccccatctacGAGCATTTCTAAAAGGGCTGCTGTCTCAGTGGAGGTCTCTGGGTGTCTACTTTGGGATGGGGCTATCGAGACCTTCCATTAATTGATGGGGAGAATCTTTGAACCCCCATCCTGAGTCATGGATGAGTGCATTGTAGACATGTTTTCTTGGGAACGAGTCCGTCACTGGgtggaaagaaatgaaagtcTGTTGTAGAGGAGGGGGCTCTTCTTGTAAGGGCACTTTGTTGGGTGGAGCTAATAGAATCCCCGTGGTTCATGGGGTGTCTCCAGAAAGATGTCTGTTCATTGCTTGCTTTGGGATGATTGCAAGAGAAACTGTTACTCGACAGGAAAACACACTGGAGAATTGACAAGTAGGGTTCCAGAGTGATGGTACTGACAGACCGTTTTAGGAAGGCGGTAGGATGTCTGTGGAAGCCCCCGTTCCCGGGGCTGGGTGGTACAGAAGCGTTCACTAAAGGAACCGCACTGTTCATTCAGAAGAGTCGAGAAGGCGATTCGCTGGAGAACACTGTTTGGAAATCTCTCTTTTTTGGGGGGCCAGTAGAGGCCATGCAAATGATATTTATTAAAGGGTGGAcccggggctagagagatgcctctGCAGGTAAAAGACCCGAATTCTACACCCAGatctcacatggtggaaggagagaaccaattcacaagtttcctttgacctctacataaATGCCATGGTGCTGGTACCCTcttccccattaccaccccccccccaaaaaaaagggaaggaacgACAAAGTGTTTTTGGAAGAGGGTATTCATGGGCAAAGACTGCTCAAAGAATCCTTTGAGAACCCAGGAGACATCCCGGAGGTTATCATCATTTAAAGGGGATGTGGGGTGAAAGAATATAGTGTGGGTGAAGGATGCTGTTTGGACACATCCATCCCCACAATAGCAACTTCTGCTTTGCTTTAGGACTTCGTGGTGTATGTGATGACACGAGAGCAGCACGTGTTCGGCCGAGGTGGGCCCTCGTCGTCCCGCGGCGGATCCCCTGCCCCATATGTGGACACCTTCCTCAACGCCCCAGACATCCTGCCTCGACATTGCACGGTGCGCGCGGGTCCTGAGCCCCCAGCTATGGTGCGCCCATCCCGGGGCGCCCCGGTCACACACAATGGCTGCCTTTTGCTGCGCGAGGCAGAGTTGCATCCCGGAGACCTGCTAGGCCTGGGAGAGCATTTCCTGTTCATGTATAAGGACCCCCGCGCCGGGGGCTCTGGTCCC is part of the Rattus norvegicus strain BN/NHsdMcwi chromosome 1, GRCr8, whole genome shotgun sequence genome and harbors:
- the Izumo1 gene encoding izumo sperm-egg fusion protein 1 precursor, coding for MGLHFTLLLAALANCLCPARLCIICDPFVVAAIKTLEQNYLPTHLAPEHHEDVMKRVEQEVRNFADLPLNQNTFLGVVDEDTLEQASWSFLKDLKRITDSDVKGELFVKELFWMLRLQKDIFATLVARFQKEVYCPNQCGTMSQTLIWCNKCEKQMHFCRKSMDCGERQIEVHRLEDMVLDCQLSWHHASEGLTDYSFYRVWGNSSETLMSKGKEPYLTKTMVGPEDAGNYRCELDTVNAGPATIIYYHVTVLPPRSVEEKPPPNIVTQEEEETPVQVIVPTLEPEPEPEPIPTVTHRPEKKLKSRLLILLILGFVVLVASVIASVLHFRKTRVKSKNSNVENKTSAAEFKSEAESPQKMGSRKLSQAEFHTDSSDKVEEADN
- the Izumo1 gene encoding izumo sperm-egg fusion protein 1 isoform X2 produces the protein MGLHFTLLLAALANCLCPARLCIICDPFVVAAIKTLEQNYLPTHLAPEHHEDVMKRVEQEVRNFADLPLNQNTFLGVVDEDTLEQASWSFLKDLKRITDSDVKGELFVKELFWMLRLQKDIFATLVARFQKEVYCPNQCGTMSQTLIWCNKCEKQMHFCRKSMDCGERQIEVHRLEDMVLDCQLSWHHASEGLTDYSFYRFPIPQASVTP
- the Izumo1 gene encoding izumo sperm-egg fusion protein 1 isoform X1 — encoded protein: MSQTLIWCNKCEKQMHFCRKSMDCGERQIEVHRLEDMVLDCQLSWHHASEGLTDYSFYRVWGNSSETLMSKGKEPYLTKTMVGPEDAGNYRCELDTVNAGPATIIYYHVTVLPPRSVEEKPPPNIVTQEEEETPVQVIVPTLEPEPEPEPIPTVTHRPEKKLKSRLLILLILGFVVLVASVIASVLHFRKTRVKSKNSNVENKTSAAEFKSEAESPQKMGSRKLSQAEFHTDSSDKVEEADN
- the Rasip1 gene encoding ras-interacting protein 1 — encoded protein: MLSGERKEGGSPRFGKLHLPVGLWINSPRKQLAKLGRRWPSAASVKSSSSDTGSRSSEPLPPPPPPHVELRRVGAVKAAGGASGSRAKRISQLFRGSGAGGAGGPGTPGGAQRWASEKKLPELAAGVAPEPPLPTRAAVPPGVLKIFAAGLASGANYKSVLATERSTARELVAEALERYGLTGGRGAGDSGCVDAYALCDALGRPAAGVGGGEWRAEHLRVLADAERPLLVQDLWRARPGWARRFELRGREEARRLEQEAFGAADADGTNAPSWRTQKNRSRAASGGAALASPGPGSGSGTPTGSGGKERSENLSLRRSVSELSLQGRRRRQQERRQQALSMAPGAADAQMVPTDPGDFDQLTQCLIQAPSNRPYFLLLQGYQDAQDFVVYVMTREQHVFGRGGPSSSRGGSPAPYVDTFLNAPDILPRHCTVRAGPEPPAMVRPSRGAPVTHNGCLLLREAELHPGDLLGLGEHFLFMYKDPRAGGSGPARPPWLPARPGAAPPGPGWAFSCRLCGRGLQERGEALAAYLDGREPVLRFRPREEEALLGEIVRAAASGAGDLPPLGPATLLALCVQHSARELELGHLPRLLGRLARLIKEAVWEKIKEIGDRQPENHPEGVPEVPLTPEAVSVELRPLILWMANTTELLSFVQEKVLEMEKEADQEGLSSDPQLCNDLELCDEALALLDEVIMCTFQQSVYYLTKTLYSTLPALLDSNPFTAGAELPGPGAELEAMPPGLRPTLGVFQAALELTSQCELHPDLVSQTFGYLFFFSNASLLNSLMERGQGRPFYQWSRAVQIRTNLDLVLDWLQGAGLGDIATEFFRKLSIAVNLLCVPRTSLLKASWSSLRTDYPTLTPAQLHHLLSHYQLGPGRGPPPAWDPPPAERDAVDTGDIFESFSSHPPLILPLGSSRLRLTGPVTDDALHRELRRLRRLLWDLEQQELPANHRHGPPVAATP